A part of Trachemys scripta elegans isolate TJP31775 chromosome 23, CAS_Tse_1.0, whole genome shotgun sequence genomic DNA contains:
- the LOC117869211 gene encoding glucose-6-phosphatase-like, protein MEAGMNVLHDMGIQATRYLQEHYQGSQDWFLFISFAADLRNTFFILFPIWFHLCEAVGVKLIWVAVIGDWLNLVFKWILFGQRPYWWVRETDYYGNASTPVIQQFPLTCETGPGSPSGHAMGSAGVYYVMVTAILSIALGKKQPTIKDQFLRTALWAGFWAVQVCVCLSRVFIAAHFPHQVIAGVISGMAVAEAFRHIPSIYSASLRRYLGTTLVLFSFALGFYLLLKALGVDLLWTLEKAKRWCDRPEWVHIDTTPFAGLLRNLGILFGLGLALNSQMYLESCKGKMGQQLPFRLSCIAASLLVLHLFDSFKPPTKVELLFYVLSFCKSAAVPVAAAGLIPYCVAQVLSQQDKKAL, encoded by the exons ATGGAGGCCGGCATGAACGTCCTGCATGACATGGGGATCCAGGCGACTCGCTACCTGCAGGAGCATTACCAGGGCTCCCAGGACTGGTTCCTCTTCATCTCCTTCGCTGCCGACCTCAGAAACACCTTCTTCATCCTCTTCCCCATCTGGTTCCACCTCTGCGAGGCCGTGGGCGTCAAGCTGATCTGGGTGGCCGTGATCGGGGACTGGCTCAACCTGGTCTTTAAGTG GATTCTCTTTGGGCAGAGACCCTACTGGTGGGTCCGGGAGACCGATTACTACGGCAACGCCTCCACCCCTGTGATCCAGCAGTTCCCCCTCACCTGTGAGACCGGCCCAG GGAGTCCCTCCGGCCATGCGATGGGCTCTGCAGGAGTTTACTATGTGATGGTGACAGCCATTCTGTCCATTGCTCTGGGGAAGAAGCAGCCGACGATTAAAGACCA GTTCTTGCGGACAGCGCTGTGGGCAGGATTCTGGGCCGTCCAGGTCTGCGTCTGTTTGTCTCGAGTCTTCATTGCTGCCCATTTTCCTCACCAAGTCATCGCAGGGGTCATCTCAG GCATGGCAGTGGCTGAAGCTTTCCGGCACATCCCCTCCATCTACAGCGCCAGTCTCCGGCGGTACCTGGGCACCACCCTCGTCCTGTTCAGCTTCGCCCTGGGGTTCTACCTGCTGCTGAAGGCTCTCGGCGTTGACCTGCTGTGGACCCTGGAGAAAGCCAAGAGGTGGTGTGACCGGCCGGAGTGGGTCCACATTGACACCACCCCCTTCGCCGGCCTCCTCAGGAATCTGGGCATCCtgtttgggctggggctggccctcAACTCCCAGATGTACCTGGAGAGCTGCAAAGGGAAGATGGGCCAGCAGCTGCCCTTCCGCCTGAGCTGTATCGCGGCCTCGCTCCTCGTCCTGCACCTCTTCGACTCCTTCAAGCCTCCCACCAAGGTGGAGTTGCTGTTTTACGTCCTGTCCTTCTGCAAGAGCGCGGCCGTGCCCGTGGCTGCTGCCGGCCTCATCCCCTACTGCGTCGCCCAGGTCCTGAGCCAACAGGATAAGAAAGCTTTATAG
- the LOC117869134 gene encoding glucose-6-phosphatase-like: MGTGMDFVHSSGVQMTCYLQEHYQGSQDWFLFISFAADLRNTFFILFPIWFHLCEAVGVKLIWVAVIGDWLNLVFKWILFGQRPYWWVRETGYYGNASTPVIQQFPLTCETGPGSPSGHAMGSAGVYYVMVTALLSTLRRRQRSPFQQLCLRGALWMAFWGVQVSVSLSRIFLAAHFPHQVITGVVAGMAVAEAFRHIPSIYSASLRRYLGTTLVLFSFALGFYLLLKALGVDLLWTLEKAKRWCDRPEWVHIDTTPFAGLLRNLGILFGLGLALNSQMYLESCKGKMGQQLPFRLSCIAASLLVLHLFDSFKPPTKVELLFYVLSFCKSAAVPVAAAGLIPYCVARLIRRQEEKLL, encoded by the exons ATGGGGACAGGAATGGATTTTGTACACAGCTCTGGAGTTCAAATGACTTGCTACCTGCAGGAGCATTACCAGGGCTCCCAGGACTGGTTCCTCTTCATCTCCTTCGCTGCTGACCTCAGAAACACCTTCTTCATCCTCTTCCCCATCTGGTTCCACCTCTGCGAGGCCGTGGGCGTCAAGCTGATCTGGGTGGCTGTGATCGGGGACTGGCTCAACCTGGTCTTTAAGTG GATTCTCTTTGGGCAGAGACCCTACTGGTGGGTCCGTGAGACCGGCTACTACGGCAACGCCTCCACCCCTGTGATCCAGCAGTTCCCCCTCACCTGTGAGACCGGCCCAG GCAGCCCCTCTGGCCATGCCATGGGCTCAGCTGGAGTGTACTACGTGATGGTGACGGCTCTGCTTAGCACCCTGCGTCGGCGCCAGAGATCCCCCTTCCAGCAGCT GTGCCTGCGGGGGGCGCTGTGGATGGCCTTCTGGGGGGTTCAGGTGTCTGTCAGTCTGTCCAGGATCTTCCTAGCAGCTCACTTCCCGCACCAAGTCATCACGGGCGTCGTTGCAG GCATGGCAGTTGCTGAAGCTTTCCGGCACATCCCCTCCATCTACAGCGCCAGTCTCCGGCGGTACCTGGGCACCACCCTCGTCCTGTTCAGCTTCGCCCTGGGGTTCTACCTGCTATTGAAGGCTCTCGGCGTTGACCTGCTGTGGACCCTGGAGAAAGCCAAGAGGTGGTGTGACCGGCCGGAGTGGGTCCACATTGACACCACCCCCTTCGCCGGCCTCCTCAGGAACCTGGGCATCCtgtttgggctggggctggccctcAACTCCCAGATGTACCTGGAGAGCTGCAAAGGGAAGATGGGCCAGCAGCTGCCCTTCCGCCTGAGCTGCATCGCGGCCTCGCTCCTCGTCCTGCACCTCTTCGACTCCTTCAAGCCTCCCACCAAGGTGGAGTTGCTGTTCTATGTCCTGTCCTTCTGCAAGAGTGCGGCCGTGCCCGTGGCTGCTGCCGGCCTCATCCCTTACTGCGTCGCCCGGCTCATCAGGAGGCAGGAGGAAAAGCTTTTATGA